One region of Wyeomyia smithii strain HCP4-BCI-WySm-NY-G18 chromosome 3, ASM2978416v1, whole genome shotgun sequence genomic DNA includes:
- the LOC129732030 gene encoding uncharacterized protein LOC129732030 isoform X1: MALEKTAQNFNFTCELLTQRISKTRCNQITSELWSALSKRKSSGEFIESVIPNRNKRGIITAVGGMDSDDRVRIDTNIDRLRKNEESLRTSITHQTGTLDAMYKFVDSSMYHVDDKIKKIMNNFNTVRKTVQDDLNFTSTIQNILYLESELMEIGFQLQTLINNLKDQQHIIIEILLGNTKGVSEMMQLVEISELVSLLHEAEDKLPNGLAFPGDGKSDILSGLLSIIEISYEPLNNQILMLKLNIPLVSKQKLVAFRGVFVPQVNGTYVVAIKMDDDILIKEVEKNWGFVISSAQYEECLSFAQNKICNLSAVEVKLSSENKCLLNLYFRNSTESCSIRILKINHDVWFASEEPNVWEYVTPDEMEIVIFHGMNGTPGMRIKTDSVKISFTNVSLSDKLAVYTNVHYNILNFTLDSWRMKFIPSLDKNTSVLSVYDRKKLFDLGVDIEDLKRERPFLENMLYSPLSSGWTIGGLTTVGVIVLISLYIFACRRNNSFKDSSQRPVVNIKDIEIIHHTPTQKTIANRNNDIQEVFENPNLVRFGDILLNNDPRNYQTVVEMEDELLQIENYLEPRQDEFTKNIHVAEITEIKEANKSEILPLRDIIEAQVINKEPQGAPKEDKSDKIAVSNKKSINKIRTHLQPGNKKGARDTTISSAAKPLKKKKKH, from the exons atggctttagaaaaaacagcgcaaaatttcaatttcacctGTGAGTTGCTAACAcaaagaatttcaaaaaccagGTGCAATCAAATTACTAGCGAGTTGTGGTCAGCGCTGAGTAAACGTAAAAGTTCAGGCGAGTTTATAGAGAGCGTTATTCCAAATCGGAACAAAAGGGGAATCATTACGGCTGTCGGAGGCATGGATTCTGACGACAGGGTTAGGATTGACACAAACATAGACAGGCTTAGGAAAAATGAAGAGTCTCTAAGAACGTCAATTACTCATCAAACTGGAACACTAGATGCCATGTATAAATTTGTTGATAGTTCGATGTATCACGTTgatgataaaattaaaaaaatcatgaacaatTTCAACACGGTTAGAAAAACGGTACAGGATGACTTGAATTTCACTAGTACTATTCAGAATATATTATACTTGGAATCAGAATTGATGGAAATTGGGTTTCAACTTCAAACtctaataaataatttaaaagatCAACAACATATTATTATTGAAATTCTACTGGGGAACACAAAAGGGGTGTCCGAAATGATGCAATTAGTTGAAATATCGGAGCTAGTATCGCTGTTGCATGAAGCCGAAGATAAACTTCCGAATGGGTTGGCGTTTCCGGGAGATGGTAAGAGCGATATCCTTTCTGGACTCCTCTCAATCATTGAAATATCTTATGAGCctttgaataatcaaattttaatgttaAAGTTGAATATCCCTTTAGTGTCTAAACAAAAACTCGTGGCTTTCAGGGGGGTGTTTGTCCCACAAGTGAATGGAACATATGTGGTAGCAATTAAGATGGATGATGATATATTAATCAAGGAAGTTGAAAAGAACTGGGGCTTTGTAATATCAAGTGCACAGTACGAAGAGTGTCTAagttttgcacaaaataaaatatgcAATTTAAGTGCAGTCGAAGTAAAACTATCTTCAGAAAACAAGTGTTTACTTAATTTGTACTTCAGGAACTCTACGGAAAGTTGTAGCATaagaattttgaaaataaatcatgATGTCTGGTTTGCTAGTGAGGAACCtaatgtatgggaatatgtgaCCCCGGACGAAATGGAGATTGTCATTTTTCATGGAATGAATGGAACGCCGGGTATGAGAATTAAAACGGATAGTGTTAAAATATCGTTCACGAATGTATCATTGTCAGATAAACTGGCCGTGTATACTAACGTACACTATAacatattgaattttactttagATAGCTGGCGAATGAAATTTATCCCATCTTTAGATAAAAACACTTCTGTACTATCGGTTTATGATAGGAAAAAGTTGTTTGATTTAGGAGTGGACATAGAGGATTTGAAAAGAGAAAGACCATTTTTAGAGAACATGCTATACTCACCTTTGTCCTCGGGGTGGACAATTGGTGGTTTAACAACAGTAGGAGTAATAGTGTTGATAAGtttgtatatttttgcatgCAGAAGAAACAATTCATTCAAAGATAGCTCTCAAAGACCGGTAGTAAATATAAAAGATATCGAGATAATACATCATACACCAACTCAGAAAACAATAGCAAACCGAAACAATGACATCCAGGAAGTTTTCGAAAATCCGAATTTAGTACGATTTGGTGATATACTTTTGAACAACGACCCTCGTAACTACCAAACTGTGGTGGAAATGGAGGATGAATTATTACAAATAGAAAACTATTTGGAACCACGGCAGGatgaatttacgaaaaatatccaCGTAGCGGAAATTACAGAAATAAAGGAAGCAAATAAGTCGGAAATACTCCCACTACGAGACATAATAGAAGCACAGGTAATAAACAAAGAGCCGCAAGGAGCTCCTAAGGAAGATAAATCAGATAAAATAGCAGTTAGTAACAAGAAAAGTATCAACAAAATCAG AACCCACCTACAACCAGGAAACAAAAAAGGGGCAAGAGACACAACAATTTCGAGCGCTGCGaaacccttaaaaaaaaaaaaaaaacactaa
- the LOC129732030 gene encoding uncharacterized protein LOC129732030 isoform X2 has translation MALEKTAQNFNFTCELLTQRISKTRCNQITSELWSALSKRKSSGEFIESVIPNRNKRGIITAVGGMDSDDRVRIDTNIDRLRKNEESLRTSITHQTGTLDAMYKFVDSSMYHVDDKIKKIMNNFNTVRKTVQDDLNFTSTIQNILYLESELMEIGFQLQTLINNLKDQQHIIIEILLGNTKGVSEMMQLVEISELVSLLHEAEDKLPNGLAFPGDGKSDILSGLLSIIEISYEPLNNQILMLKLNIPLVSKQKLVAFRGVFVPQVNGTYVVAIKMDDDILIKEVEKNWGFVISSAQYEECLSFAQNKICNLSAVEVKLSSENKCLLNLYFRNSTESCSIRILKINHDVWFASEEPNVWEYVTPDEMEIVIFHGMNGTPGMRIKTDSVKISFTNVSLSDKLAVYTNVHYNILNFTLDSWRMKFIPSLDKNTSVLSVYDRKKLFDLGVDIEDLKRERPFLENMLYSPLSSGWTIGGLTTVGVIVLISLYIFACRRNNSFKDSSQRPVVNIKDIEIIHHTPTQKTIANRNNDIQEVFENPNLVRFGDILLNNDPRNYQTVVEMEDELLQIENYLEPRQDEFTKNIHVAEITEIKEANKSEILPLRDIIEAQVINKEPQGAPKEDKSDKIAVSNKKSINKIR, from the exons atggctttagaaaaaacagcgcaaaatttcaatttcacctGTGAGTTGCTAACAcaaagaatttcaaaaaccagGTGCAATCAAATTACTAGCGAGTTGTGGTCAGCGCTGAGTAAACGTAAAAGTTCAGGCGAGTTTATAGAGAGCGTTATTCCAAATCGGAACAAAAGGGGAATCATTACGGCTGTCGGAGGCATGGATTCTGACGACAGGGTTAGGATTGACACAAACATAGACAGGCTTAGGAAAAATGAAGAGTCTCTAAGAACGTCAATTACTCATCAAACTGGAACACTAGATGCCATGTATAAATTTGTTGATAGTTCGATGTATCACGTTgatgataaaattaaaaaaatcatgaacaatTTCAACACGGTTAGAAAAACGGTACAGGATGACTTGAATTTCACTAGTACTATTCAGAATATATTATACTTGGAATCAGAATTGATGGAAATTGGGTTTCAACTTCAAACtctaataaataatttaaaagatCAACAACATATTATTATTGAAATTCTACTGGGGAACACAAAAGGGGTGTCCGAAATGATGCAATTAGTTGAAATATCGGAGCTAGTATCGCTGTTGCATGAAGCCGAAGATAAACTTCCGAATGGGTTGGCGTTTCCGGGAGATGGTAAGAGCGATATCCTTTCTGGACTCCTCTCAATCATTGAAATATCTTATGAGCctttgaataatcaaattttaatgttaAAGTTGAATATCCCTTTAGTGTCTAAACAAAAACTCGTGGCTTTCAGGGGGGTGTTTGTCCCACAAGTGAATGGAACATATGTGGTAGCAATTAAGATGGATGATGATATATTAATCAAGGAAGTTGAAAAGAACTGGGGCTTTGTAATATCAAGTGCACAGTACGAAGAGTGTCTAagttttgcacaaaataaaatatgcAATTTAAGTGCAGTCGAAGTAAAACTATCTTCAGAAAACAAGTGTTTACTTAATTTGTACTTCAGGAACTCTACGGAAAGTTGTAGCATaagaattttgaaaataaatcatgATGTCTGGTTTGCTAGTGAGGAACCtaatgtatgggaatatgtgaCCCCGGACGAAATGGAGATTGTCATTTTTCATGGAATGAATGGAACGCCGGGTATGAGAATTAAAACGGATAGTGTTAAAATATCGTTCACGAATGTATCATTGTCAGATAAACTGGCCGTGTATACTAACGTACACTATAacatattgaattttactttagATAGCTGGCGAATGAAATTTATCCCATCTTTAGATAAAAACACTTCTGTACTATCGGTTTATGATAGGAAAAAGTTGTTTGATTTAGGAGTGGACATAGAGGATTTGAAAAGAGAAAGACCATTTTTAGAGAACATGCTATACTCACCTTTGTCCTCGGGGTGGACAATTGGTGGTTTAACAACAGTAGGAGTAATAGTGTTGATAAGtttgtatatttttgcatgCAGAAGAAACAATTCATTCAAAGATAGCTCTCAAAGACCGGTAGTAAATATAAAAGATATCGAGATAATACATCATACACCAACTCAGAAAACAATAGCAAACCGAAACAATGACATCCAGGAAGTTTTCGAAAATCCGAATTTAGTACGATTTGGTGATATACTTTTGAACAACGACCCTCGTAACTACCAAACTGTGGTGGAAATGGAGGATGAATTATTACAAATAGAAAACTATTTGGAACCACGGCAGGatgaatttacgaaaaatatccaCGTAGCGGAAATTACAGAAATAAAGGAAGCAAATAAGTCGGAAATACTCCCACTACGAGACATAATAGAAGCACAGGTAATAAACAAAGAGCCGCAAGGAGCTCCTAAGGAAGATAAATCAGATAAAATAGCAGTTAGTAACAAGAAAAGTATCAACAAAATCAGGTG A
- the LOC129732030 gene encoding uncharacterized protein LOC129732030 isoform X3 — protein MDSDDRVRIDTNIDRLRKNEESLRTSITHQTGTLDAMYKFVDSSMYHVDDKIKKIMNNFNTVRKTVQDDLNFTSTIQNILYLESELMEIGFQLQTLINNLKDQQHIIIEILLGNTKGVSEMMQLVEISELVSLLHEAEDKLPNGLAFPGDGKSDILSGLLSIIEISYEPLNNQILMLKLNIPLVSKQKLVAFRGVFVPQVNGTYVVAIKMDDDILIKEVEKNWGFVISSAQYEECLSFAQNKICNLSAVEVKLSSENKCLLNLYFRNSTESCSIRILKINHDVWFASEEPNVWEYVTPDEMEIVIFHGMNGTPGMRIKTDSVKISFTNVSLSDKLAVYTNVHYNILNFTLDSWRMKFIPSLDKNTSVLSVYDRKKLFDLGVDIEDLKRERPFLENMLYSPLSSGWTIGGLTTVGVIVLISLYIFACRRNNSFKDSSQRPVVNIKDIEIIHHTPTQKTIANRNNDIQEVFENPNLVRFGDILLNNDPRNYQTVVEMEDELLQIENYLEPRQDEFTKNIHVAEITEIKEANKSEILPLRDIIEAQVINKEPQGAPKEDKSDKIAVSNKKSINKIRTHLQPGNKKGARDTTISSAAKPLKKKKKH, from the exons ATGGATTCTGACGACAGGGTTAGGATTGACACAAACATAGACAGGCTTAGGAAAAATGAAGAGTCTCTAAGAACGTCAATTACTCATCAAACTGGAACACTAGATGCCATGTATAAATTTGTTGATAGTTCGATGTATCACGTTgatgataaaattaaaaaaatcatgaacaatTTCAACACGGTTAGAAAAACGGTACAGGATGACTTGAATTTCACTAGTACTATTCAGAATATATTATACTTGGAATCAGAATTGATGGAAATTGGGTTTCAACTTCAAACtctaataaataatttaaaagatCAACAACATATTATTATTGAAATTCTACTGGGGAACACAAAAGGGGTGTCCGAAATGATGCAATTAGTTGAAATATCGGAGCTAGTATCGCTGTTGCATGAAGCCGAAGATAAACTTCCGAATGGGTTGGCGTTTCCGGGAGATGGTAAGAGCGATATCCTTTCTGGACTCCTCTCAATCATTGAAATATCTTATGAGCctttgaataatcaaattttaatgttaAAGTTGAATATCCCTTTAGTGTCTAAACAAAAACTCGTGGCTTTCAGGGGGGTGTTTGTCCCACAAGTGAATGGAACATATGTGGTAGCAATTAAGATGGATGATGATATATTAATCAAGGAAGTTGAAAAGAACTGGGGCTTTGTAATATCAAGTGCACAGTACGAAGAGTGTCTAagttttgcacaaaataaaatatgcAATTTAAGTGCAGTCGAAGTAAAACTATCTTCAGAAAACAAGTGTTTACTTAATTTGTACTTCAGGAACTCTACGGAAAGTTGTAGCATaagaattttgaaaataaatcatgATGTCTGGTTTGCTAGTGAGGAACCtaatgtatgggaatatgtgaCCCCGGACGAAATGGAGATTGTCATTTTTCATGGAATGAATGGAACGCCGGGTATGAGAATTAAAACGGATAGTGTTAAAATATCGTTCACGAATGTATCATTGTCAGATAAACTGGCCGTGTATACTAACGTACACTATAacatattgaattttactttagATAGCTGGCGAATGAAATTTATCCCATCTTTAGATAAAAACACTTCTGTACTATCGGTTTATGATAGGAAAAAGTTGTTTGATTTAGGAGTGGACATAGAGGATTTGAAAAGAGAAAGACCATTTTTAGAGAACATGCTATACTCACCTTTGTCCTCGGGGTGGACAATTGGTGGTTTAACAACAGTAGGAGTAATAGTGTTGATAAGtttgtatatttttgcatgCAGAAGAAACAATTCATTCAAAGATAGCTCTCAAAGACCGGTAGTAAATATAAAAGATATCGAGATAATACATCATACACCAACTCAGAAAACAATAGCAAACCGAAACAATGACATCCAGGAAGTTTTCGAAAATCCGAATTTAGTACGATTTGGTGATATACTTTTGAACAACGACCCTCGTAACTACCAAACTGTGGTGGAAATGGAGGATGAATTATTACAAATAGAAAACTATTTGGAACCACGGCAGGatgaatttacgaaaaatatccaCGTAGCGGAAATTACAGAAATAAAGGAAGCAAATAAGTCGGAAATACTCCCACTACGAGACATAATAGAAGCACAGGTAATAAACAAAGAGCCGCAAGGAGCTCCTAAGGAAGATAAATCAGATAAAATAGCAGTTAGTAACAAGAAAAGTATCAACAAAATCAG AACCCACCTACAACCAGGAAACAAAAAAGGGGCAAGAGACACAACAATTTCGAGCGCTGCGaaacccttaaaaaaaaaaaaaaaacactaa